The Candidatus Methylomirabilis lanthanidiphila genome has a window encoding:
- the lpxK gene encoding Tetraacyldisaccharide 4'-kinase yields the protein MKGIEALSAWTLRCMAAAPEQWAANAWLTCLRPVSRAYGAVVSLRTALFSHGLVGIRRLPVPVLSVGNLSVGGSGKTPFVEMLAGRLHQRGQRVVIILRGYKGGSKEPTIVSDGRGVQCEPPVAADEAYLLARHLPGVAVLTGADRHRVGQVALEQVDCGVIILDDGFQHLRLHRDLDIVLVDAINPLGYGRLLPSGLLREPPEALKRADMVVLSHADVGRDADAAIRAIRQYTPVAPIVRAVHRPVALVDGGSEERSGLERLRGRRLLAVSGIAHPGRFEATLVQLGACVAAHRIFPDHHRYTSADLKIIHAAAEDVGASMVVTTEKDMVKLARLNVVRGGVPLYALSISLELIEGAELLDAMLNRLMRPNLS from the coding sequence GTGAAAGGCATCGAGGCGCTCTCAGCCTGGACGTTGCGCTGCATGGCGGCGGCTCCGGAGCAATGGGCCGCTAACGCCTGGCTGACGTGCTTGCGCCCGGTGTCGCGTGCGTATGGGGCAGTCGTCTCGCTTCGGACCGCGCTCTTCTCGCATGGCCTCGTCGGGATACGCCGACTTCCGGTTCCGGTGCTGAGCGTCGGCAACTTGAGTGTTGGTGGAAGCGGAAAGACGCCGTTTGTCGAGATGTTGGCGGGTCGACTGCATCAGCGTGGCCAGCGGGTCGTCATCATTTTGCGGGGGTACAAGGGGGGATCGAAAGAGCCGACCATTGTCAGTGATGGCAGGGGCGTACAATGCGAGCCGCCGGTCGCGGCCGACGAGGCCTATTTGCTGGCCAGGCATCTGCCCGGTGTCGCTGTCTTGACCGGAGCCGACCGGCACCGTGTCGGTCAGGTCGCCCTTGAGCAGGTCGATTGCGGCGTCATTATTCTGGATGACGGGTTTCAGCATCTCCGGCTTCATCGCGATCTGGATATCGTGCTGGTTGACGCGATCAATCCGCTTGGATATGGTCGGCTACTGCCATCGGGTTTGTTGCGGGAGCCGCCGGAGGCGCTGAAGCGGGCCGACATGGTGGTTCTGAGTCATGCTGACGTCGGACGGGACGCGGATGCGGCGATACGAGCGATCCGACAATACACGCCTGTTGCGCCGATTGTCAGGGCCGTCCACCGGCCCGTCGCGCTTGTCGATGGGGGGAGTGAAGAACGCTCAGGGCTTGAGCGTCTTCGTGGCCGGCGGCTGCTGGCGGTCTCCGGTATCGCTCATCCGGGCCGGTTTGAAGCAACGCTTGTTCAGCTTGGCGCGTGTGTTGCGGCTCACCGTATCTTCCCGGATCACCACCGTTATACTTCCGCCGATCTGAAGATCATTCACGCAGCGGCTGAAGATGTCGGCGCCTCCATGGTAGTCACGACAGAAAAGGATATGGTAAAATTGGCGCGCCTGAACGTCGTGAGGGGGGGCGTCCCGCTCTACGCGCTGTCGATCTCGCTTGAATTAATTGAAGGGGCGGAACTGCTGGACGCGATGTTGAACCGCCTGATGAGACCGAACCTATCGTGA
- a CDS encoding Lipid A biosynthesis acyltransferase yields MKPKNQGGVAAYLEYLLVAGFAKGLFHLPSSMAYSIGEGLGAVLYRFDRKHRLIAHDNLRLAFHGELSSREIAELARSTFVNLGRTVVETCRMLKIDRENFRQFIRIEGYEHFQQAKHRGKGIIYITAHLGSWELLPLASALMGEPLSIVTRPLDNPYLDRAITRLRTAWGTRVFPKKLVMPALVQALCRGESIGILIDQNITWKEGVFVDFFGVPACTALAPALLALRTDASVLPVAIMRCGRDRHTVLIEQEIPLIRTGRVRADVVANTASFTRAIEGLVRKEPSQWFWVHRRWKTQPRPESPIPHIPHPTPYTRNSGL; encoded by the coding sequence GTGAAGCCCAAGAACCAGGGCGGGGTTGCCGCCTATCTGGAATACCTCCTTGTAGCAGGCTTTGCGAAAGGCTTGTTCCACCTGCCATCGTCCATGGCGTACTCTATCGGTGAGGGGCTGGGCGCGGTTCTGTACCGTTTCGACCGCAAACATCGGTTGATTGCCCATGACAACCTGCGCCTGGCTTTTCATGGTGAGCTTTCCTCTCGAGAGATCGCTGAGCTTGCGCGTTCAACCTTCGTCAATCTTGGCCGAACTGTGGTGGAGACCTGCCGGATGCTCAAGATCGATCGGGAGAACTTTCGGCAATTCATCCGGATCGAAGGGTATGAGCACTTTCAACAGGCCAAGCACCGAGGGAAAGGGATCATTTACATTACCGCGCACCTGGGATCGTGGGAACTGCTGCCGCTTGCGTCCGCCCTTATGGGGGAGCCATTGTCTATTGTGACACGCCCTCTGGATAACCCCTACCTTGATAGGGCAATCACCCGGTTGCGAACCGCCTGGGGAACGAGGGTATTTCCCAAGAAGCTGGTGATGCCGGCGCTGGTGCAGGCGCTGTGTCGCGGAGAGAGTATCGGGATTCTCATAGATCAGAATATCACCTGGAAAGAGGGAGTGTTTGTCGATTTCTTTGGCGTACCGGCCTGTACGGCCCTCGCGCCTGCGCTCCTGGCCCTCAGAACCGATGCATCGGTCCTTCCGGTCGCCATCATGCGGTGCGGGCGTGACCGGCACACCGTCCTTATAGAGCAAGAGATTCCCCTAATCAGAACTGGACGTGTGAGAGCGGACGTTGTTGCCAACACCGCCTCGTTCACCAGGGCCATCGAAGGACTGGTGCGGAAGGAGCCGTCCCAGTGGTTCTGGGTCCACCGCAGATGGAAAACGCAACCGCGTCCCGAGTCCCCCATACCCCACATCCCACACCCCACACCCTATACCCGGAACTCTGGATTATGA